Proteins co-encoded in one Capsicum annuum cultivar UCD-10X-F1 chromosome 9, UCD10Xv1.1, whole genome shotgun sequence genomic window:
- the LOC107842334 gene encoding WRKY transcription factor 71-like, with the protein MSDNPFYHDYMGTSGGINTFPFFGENPSNYHDQPIIPNIQNPNHEHQFVPSSYMTLTECLHGSMDYNTLSSVFGMSCSSSSEVVCPHIDNQGSTRKSSVSATAEPILDSPMGDQTSVEVPPTPNSSISSTSNEAGGQEDSSKIKKHMQNKDGQEGRDDKSKKECKATKKGEKKVKEPRFAFMTKSEIDNLEDGYRWRKYGQKAVKNSPFPRNYYRCTTQKCSVKKRVERSYEDASIVITTYEGQHNHHCPAALRGNASFLSSPHFMPSFPPQLFSQMLIPPTSNQNLLITSEAYNNINNNNYHQQNQGSEYNLFGGGTNDASWIQKQEPS; encoded by the exons ATGTCTGATAACCCTTTTTATCATGATTACATGGGAACTAGTGGAGGGATCAATACATTTCCTTTTTTTGGTGAAAATCCCTCAAATTATCATGACCAACCAATTATTCCAAATATTCAAAATCCAAATCATGAGCATCAGTTCGTACCTTCTTCTTATATGACTCTCACTGAGTGTTTACATGGCTCTATGGACTACAATACTCTATCAAGTGTTTTTGGCATGTCTTGCTCATCATCATCCGAAGTTGTTTGTCCACATATCGATAATCAAGGCTCTACTAGAAAAAGTAGCGTCTCTGCTACTGCTGAACCCATCTTAGATTCGCCTATGGGAGATCAAACGAGCGTTGAAGTCCCACCAACGCCAAATTCTTCGATATCTTCTACTTCTAATGAGGCTGGAGGGCAAGAAGATTCTTCCAAAATCAAGAAACACATGCAGAATAAAGATGGTCAAGAAGGAAGAGATGACAAATCAAAGAAAGA GTGCAAAGCAacaaagaaaggagaaaaaaaggtaaaagaacCAAGATTTGCCTTCATGACAAAAAGTGAGATTGACAATCTTGAAGATGGTTATAGATGGAGAAAATATGGACAAAAAGCAGTGAAGAACAGCCCTTTCCCCAG GAACTATTACAGATGCACAACTCAAAAGTGCAGTGTGAAGAAACGTGTGGAAAGGTCATATGAAGATGCATCAATTGTGATAACTACATATGAAGGCCAGCACAATCATCATTGTCCAGCAGCCCTTAGGGGAAATGCATCCTTCTTATCTTCACCACATTTTATGCCTAGTTTTCCTCCACAACTATTTTCCCAAATGCTAATTCCACCAACAAGCAACCAAAATCTCCTCATTACTTCTGAAGcctataataatattaataataacaattatcatcaACAAAACCAAGGTTCAGAATACAACCTATTTGGTGGAGGCACAAATGATGCATCATGGATCCAGAAACAAGAGCCATCCTAG